The Sesamum indicum cultivar Zhongzhi No. 13 linkage group LG1, S_indicum_v1.0, whole genome shotgun sequence genome includes a window with the following:
- the LOC105161320 gene encoding serine/threonine-protein kinase STN7, chloroplastic, with amino-acid sequence MAAVATGTGIGLGGVRLHSFNSRPLSLFLGKKLNLGILSADKKLSTSRTRNFVVLASGVEIFNLVHDVFLGVGVGLPCTVMECGDIIYRSTLPRSNEITVTVPGVILALGTLSYLWATPGVAPGFFDMFVLAFVERVFRPTYKKDDIVLGKKLGEGSFGVVYRASLAKKSSSKDGEIVLKKATEYGAVEIWMNERVRRACANSCADFMYGFLENSTKKGVEYWLIWKFEGEATLADLLQSKEFPYNVEAIILGEVQDLPKGLERENRIIQTIMRQLLFALDGLHSTGIVHRDVKPQNIIFSEDSRTFKIIDLGAAADLRVGINYIPKEFLLDPRYAAPEQYIMSTQTPSAPSAPVATALSPVLWQLNLPDRFDIYSAGLIFLQMAFPALRTDSGLIQFNRQLKRCDYDLNAWRKTVEPRASPEIRRGFELLDLDGGIGWELLTSMVRYKARQRISAKGALAHPYFDREGLLALSFMQNLRLQIFRATQQDYSEAAKWIIQLMAKSGTQKEGGFTEAQLQELREIEPKKKSSPQRNALASALRFQRKIIRTINESVDELNRRRKSLWWSRWIPREE; translated from the exons ATGGCTGCGGTTGCTACTGGTACTGGGATTGGATTAGGAGGAGTGAGACTTCACTCCTTCAACTCCAGACCACTCTCCTTATTTCTTGGCAAGAAGCTCAATCTTGGAATTTTGTCTGCCGACAAGAAATTATCCACTTCAAGGACTAGGAATTTTGTAGTTTTGGCTTCTGGGGTCGAAATTTTCAATCTTGTTCATGATGTTTTTCTGGGTGTTGGTGTTGGGCTCCCTTGTACAGTTATGGAGTGTGGTGATATAATATACAGAAGCACTCTACCAAGGTCAAATGAGATCACGGTTACTGTCCCTGGTGTGATTTTAGCTTTGGGAACTCTTTCTTACCTCTGGGCTACCCCTGGTGTGGCGCCTGGATTCTTTGATATGTTTGTTCTTGCCTTTGTTGAGAGAGTCTTTAGGCCTACTTATAAGAAG GATGACATTGTGTTGGGGAAGAAGTTGGGTGAGGGATCTTTTGGTGTGGTTTATAGGGCTTCATTGGCCAAAAAATCCTCCTCAAAG GATGGTGAGATAGTCTTGAAAAAAGCAACTGAATATGGAGCGGTAGAGATATGGATGAATGAGCGTGTTCGAAGGGCTTGTGCAAATAGTTGTGCTGATTTTATGTACGGCTTCCTTGAG aattctacaaAGAAAGGGGTGGAATATTGGCTGATATGGAAGTTTGAAGGGGAAGCCACACTTGCTGATTTGTTGCAGAGTAAAGAATTTCCTTACAAT GTGGAAGCAATTATTCTTGGAGAGGTTCAGGACTTGCCCAAAGGGCTggagagagaaaatagaatCATACAGACTATCATGAGACAGCTCTTATTTGCATTGGATGGTCTGCACTCTACAGGAATTGTCCACAGAGATGTTAAGCCCCAAAACATTATTTTCTCTGAAG ATTCTCGAACgttcaaaataattgatcTTGGAGCAGCTGCAGATCTGAGAGTTGGAATCAATTACATTCCCAAAGAGTTTCTACTGGATCCTAG ATATGCTGCACCTGAACAGTACATTATGAGCACTCAAACTCCCTCTGCTCCATCTGCTCCTGTTGCAACTGCACTTTCCCCTGTTCTGTGGCAG TTGAATCTACCAGACAGATTCGACATCTACAGTGCTGGTCTCATATTCCTGCAAATG GCGTTCCCCGCATTGCGTACAGACAGTGGTCTTATACAATTCAACCGTCAACTGAAGAGATGTGACTATGATTTAAATGCATGGAGAAAAACTGTGGAGCCTCGCGCAAGCCCTGAAATTCGACGTGGATTTGAACTGTTAGATTTGGACGGTGGAATTGGGTGGGAACTTTTGACGTCCATGGTTCGATATAAAGCACGTCAAAGAATAAGTGCAAAAGGAGCTCTGGCTCATCCCTACTTTGACAGAGAGGGGCTATTGGCTTTATCCTTCATGCAGAACCTTCGGCTGCAAATTTTCCGAGCAACACAACAAGACTACAGTGAAGCTGCTAAATGGATTATTCAGCTTATGGCTAAGTCAGGAACACAGAAGGAAGGTGGATTTACTGAGGCTCAGCTGCAGGAACTAAGG GAAATCGAGCCAAAGAAAAAGTCAAGCCCCCAACGGAATGCTCTAGCATCAGCCCTCCGATTTCAGAGGAAAATCATCAGGACTATAAACGAGAGTGTTGATGAACTAAACCGACGTAGGAAGAGCTTGTGGTGGAGCAGATGGATCCCTAGAGAGGAATGA